A window of the Polaribacter sp. HaHaR_3_91 genome harbors these coding sequences:
- a CDS encoding 1-acyl-sn-glycerol-3-phosphate acyltransferase, with protein sequence MKILSYIVSPIFILVFFLSLVIFHPLQWLGLKIFGYKGHQLVVDYMNWFLSKTLLILGVVVKVNNPHKLPENCSLIFVSNHQSMFDISPISWAFRKYQPKFVSKKELGKGIPSISFNLRHGGAALIDRKDPKQAISALITFSKRIKENKWGAVIFPEGTRSRDGKPKQFAINGLKVITKVNKEGYIVPITINNSWKIFKYGKFPLGLGSPITFTVHQPVKINTLPFDELLEKTESVIKEHIK encoded by the coding sequence ATGAAAATTTTAAGTTATATAGTATCACCAATTTTTATATTGGTGTTTTTTTTAAGTCTAGTTATATTTCATCCATTACAATGGTTGGGCTTAAAAATATTTGGATATAAAGGACATCAGTTGGTGGTAGATTATATGAACTGGTTTTTATCCAAAACACTATTAATTCTAGGAGTCGTTGTAAAGGTTAATAATCCACATAAATTACCAGAAAATTGTTCGCTTATTTTTGTGTCTAACCATCAAAGTATGTTTGATATTTCTCCAATTAGTTGGGCGTTTAGAAAGTATCAACCAAAATTTGTATCAAAAAAAGAGTTAGGTAAAGGCATACCAAGTATTTCATTTAACCTAAGACATGGCGGTGCCGCATTAATAGATAGAAAAGATCCAAAGCAAGCAATTTCTGCTTTAATAACCTTTTCCAAAAGAATTAAGGAAAATAAATGGGGAGCTGTTATATTCCCAGAGGGGACTAGGAGTAGAGACGGTAAGCCTAAGCAATTTGCAATAAACGGACTAAAAGTAATAACTAAAGTCAATAAAGAGGGGTATATTGTGCCGATTACCATAAATAATTCGTGGAAAATTTTTAAATACGGAAAATTTCCATTAGGTTTAGGTAGTCCAATTACATTTACAGTTCATCAACCCGTAAAAATAAACACTTTACCTTTTGATGAATTATTAGAAAAAACAGAATCAGTTATTAAAGAACACATAAAATAA
- a CDS encoding DUF3108 domain-containing protein — protein sequence MKRYTLLFFALLFLTTTNSQENLKAFKSGESLRYKMSYSGFLRAGTAVLEVNEKELNGKKVFYTKGTGWTSGMIKWFFEVDDVYESYFDKDSVKPYLFKRKIDEGGYKKHRITSFNYNSNKAYVQDFTIQKDTSVAFSNVQDILSSFYYLRNKDVSGMKVGEEIAIDMFLDSQVYPFKLRFLGTETLKTKFGKINTLIFRPLVQSGRVFKAQESVTLWITADANKIPIKIKADLAVGSLRAELETYKGLANPFVKN from the coding sequence ATGAAAAGATATACCCTATTATTTTTTGCCCTTCTTTTTTTGACAACTACTAATAGTCAAGAAAATTTAAAAGCTTTTAAAAGCGGAGAGTCGTTACGTTATAAAATGAGTTACAGTGGTTTTTTAAGAGCTGGAACTGCGGTCTTAGAAGTGAATGAAAAAGAGCTTAATGGCAAAAAAGTTTTTTATACAAAAGGAACTGGTTGGACTTCTGGAATGATAAAGTGGTTTTTTGAAGTAGATGATGTGTATGAATCTTATTTTGATAAAGATTCTGTAAAACCTTATCTTTTTAAAAGAAAGATTGATGAAGGTGGTTATAAAAAACATAGAATTACTTCTTTTAATTATAACTCTAATAAAGCTTACGTTCAGGATTTTACTATTCAAAAAGATACTTCTGTAGCTTTTTCTAATGTACAAGATATACTATCCTCTTTTTACTATTTAAGAAATAAAGATGTTTCTGGTATGAAAGTAGGTGAGGAAATTGCTATAGATATGTTCTTAGACTCTCAAGTATACCCTTTTAAATTACGTTTCTTAGGAACAGAAACTTTAAAAACGAAATTCGGAAAAATAAATACTTTAATTTTTAGACCTTTGGTGCAATCTGGTAGAGTTTTTAAAGCACAAGAAAGTGTTACACTTTGGATAACTGCTGATGCTAATAAAATACCAATAAAGATAAAAGCAGATTTAGCAGTTGGCTCTTTAAGAGCTGAACTAGAGACGTATAAGGGGTTGGCGAATCCTTTCGTTAAAAATTAA
- the pgi gene encoding glucose-6-phosphate isomerase: MALKNINPTTTNAWEALTNHFNDIKNISIKDLDKETNRKEDFSLNFDDLLVDFSKNRVTKETIKLLVDLAKEVDLKDAIDKQYAGEVINVTEGREVLHTALRSTSDEPILVDGKNIKPQIQAALRKIKSFSNKVISGKWKGYTGKAITDIVNIGIGGSDLGPDMVVESLKFYKNQLTTHFVSNVDGDHVSEVMKTLNPETTLFVIVSKTFTTQETISNAETLKNWFLKSATIFDIPKHFVAVSTNLEAVDSFGIDKANVFPMWNWVGGRFSLWSGVGLSISLSVGYDNYKQLLEGAEEMDLHFKNEDFDTNIPVILALLSIWYNNFYGAETEAVLPYSQYLAKLPAYLQQAIMESNGKGVDRNGEKVNYQTGTIVWGSTGTNMQHAFMQLVHQGTKLIPADFIGYKESLYGLTDHHKKLMSNYYGQMDALAFGKTKEEVHLELKFSGDEDKIAKLLPFKVFEGNRPSNAILFDKLTPRSLGKLIAMYEHKIFTQGILWNIYSYDQFGVELGKEMAKKLLSNS; the protein is encoded by the coding sequence ATGGCTTTAAAAAACATCAACCCAACTACAACAAATGCATGGGAAGCATTAACAAATCATTTTAATGATATTAAAAATATCAGCATAAAAGATTTAGATAAAGAAACCAATAGAAAAGAAGACTTTTCTTTAAATTTTGATGATTTATTAGTAGATTTTTCTAAGAATAGAGTTACTAAAGAAACTATTAAATTGCTTGTTGATTTAGCAAAAGAGGTAGATTTAAAAGATGCAATAGATAAGCAATATGCTGGTGAAGTAATTAATGTTACTGAAGGTAGAGAGGTGCTACATACCGCATTAAGAAGTACTTCTGATGAACCTATTTTAGTTGATGGAAAAAATATTAAGCCACAAATACAAGCTGCTTTAAGAAAAATTAAAAGTTTTTCTAACAAAGTTATTTCTGGTAAATGGAAAGGATATACAGGTAAAGCAATTACAGATATTGTTAATATAGGTATTGGTGGGTCTGATTTAGGACCAGATATGGTTGTAGAATCTTTAAAGTTTTACAAGAACCAATTAACAACACATTTTGTTTCTAATGTAGATGGAGATCACGTTTCTGAAGTGATGAAAACTTTAAACCCAGAAACAACTTTATTTGTAATTGTGTCTAAAACTTTTACAACACAAGAAACTATTTCTAATGCGGAAACGCTTAAGAACTGGTTTTTAAAATCGGCAACTATTTTTGATATTCCAAAACACTTTGTGGCAGTTTCTACAAACTTAGAAGCAGTAGATAGTTTTGGTATAGATAAAGCAAACGTTTTCCCGATGTGGAACTGGGTTGGTGGTCGTTTTTCACTTTGGTCTGGAGTTGGTTTGTCTATTAGTTTATCTGTAGGTTATGATAATTATAAGCAACTTTTAGAAGGAGCAGAAGAAATGGATCTTCATTTTAAAAATGAAGATTTTGATACAAATATTCCTGTAATTTTAGCATTGTTAAGCATTTGGTATAATAATTTTTACGGTGCAGAAACAGAGGCAGTTTTACCATATTCTCAATACTTAGCTAAACTACCTGCTTATTTACAACAAGCTATTATGGAAAGTAATGGTAAAGGTGTAGATAGAAACGGTGAGAAAGTAAATTACCAAACAGGTACTATTGTTTGGGGAAGTACAGGTACTAATATGCAACATGCTTTTATGCAATTAGTGCACCAAGGGACTAAGTTGATTCCTGCAGATTTTATTGGGTATAAAGAGTCGTTATATGGTTTAACAGATCATCATAAAAAATTAATGTCTAATTACTACGGGCAAATGGATGCTCTAGCTTTTGGTAAAACAAAAGAAGAAGTGCATTTAGAATTAAAGTTTTCTGGTGATGAAGATAAAATTGCAAAACTGTTACCTTTTAAAGTTTTTGAAGGAAACAGACCAAGTAATGCAATTCTTTTTGATAAATTAACACCTCGTTCTTTAGGGAAACTTATAGCCATGTATGAGCATAAAATTTTTACTCAAGGAATTTTATGGAATATCTATAGTTATGACCAATTTGGTGTAGAATTAGGGAAAGAAATGGCTAAAAAATTATTAAGTAATTCATAA
- a CDS encoding TonB-dependent receptor — translation MRNFKNLLFVALLLVTATVLGQTKITGTVVDDTNQPLPGASVVVKGTTNGTSTDFDGKFTLTADVNSGTIVISFIGFTNREVAFSTSKANLKMIKLTEDAGALDEIVVTATSFAIGRKTPVAVSTVKAADIEAKLGSQEFPEILKSTPGVYATKQGGGYGDGDINLRGFRTQNIAVMINGIPVNDMENGAVYWSNWAGLSDVTSAMQVQRGLGASKVAVPSIGGTINIISKSTDALKGGSVTMSTGNNGYQKYGMTLSTGMMDNGFAVTASASKVSGEGYVDGLQFEGTNYFLNVSKQINDNHKLSFNAIGTIQEHGQRFNRRTIAEYRATEQGGKRFNPDWGYRDGQVENSSFNSYHKPQLSVNYDWTISDKTFLTTSVYASFGSGGGRRTQGTKFTNNDYRLGDIDQPIDFDLIVAENKASGANGATDIFASSENSHEWYGILSTLKTDLTETLTFSGGIDARDYVGSHWYEVTDLLGGEYFYNDDLEEKTGGQALKVGDKFNKDYDGHVGRYGLFAQLEYSKNDLSVFFSSAVSNSVYSKVDRMSYGAENRESESADFLGYSTKAGANFNIDDAQNVFGNIGYFSRAPIFDNIFDSDQSVELYDGALNEKVFSVELGYGFKSQMFSANVNLYNTSWLDRFMTFSLPGAGGEVITSNVTGLDALHQGLEIDFLFKPIEKLAITGMASLGNWRWKDNASATTFDEATGDIISSGTVYAKDLKVSNAAQTTFALGLKYDLLDKTSVSLDYNYAGDNYATMNVTSRTDEADSGIDTWKMPNFHLFDLGLRHGFEIAGLSSTLTANVNNLFNVEYISNANNGNTSDYDTAQVYYGAGRTFSLGLKVKF, via the coding sequence ATGAGAAATTTTAAAAACTTATTATTTGTAGCACTACTATTAGTAACGGCTACTGTTTTAGGACAAACTAAAATTACTGGTACGGTTGTAGATGATACAAACCAACCTTTACCAGGCGCAAGTGTTGTTGTGAAAGGCACAACAAACGGTACATCAACAGATTTTGATGGAAAATTTACGCTAACAGCAGATGTTAATTCTGGTACTATCGTTATTTCTTTTATTGGTTTTACAAATAGAGAAGTTGCTTTTTCTACTTCAAAAGCTAATTTAAAAATGATTAAATTAACAGAAGATGCTGGCGCCTTAGATGAAATAGTTGTTACTGCAACTTCTTTTGCTATTGGTAGAAAAACACCAGTGGCTGTTTCTACAGTTAAAGCTGCAGATATTGAAGCGAAGTTAGGAAGTCAAGAATTTCCTGAAATTTTAAAATCTACTCCTGGAGTATATGCTACTAAACAAGGTGGTGGTTACGGAGATGGAGATATTAACTTACGTGGGTTTAGAACTCAAAATATTGCTGTTATGATTAACGGTATTCCTGTTAATGATATGGAAAACGGAGCGGTATATTGGTCTAACTGGGCTGGTTTATCAGATGTTACTTCTGCAATGCAAGTACAAAGAGGTTTAGGAGCTTCTAAAGTAGCTGTACCTTCAATTGGTGGTACAATTAACATTATCTCTAAATCTACTGATGCTTTAAAGGGTGGTTCTGTTACAATGAGTACTGGTAATAATGGATACCAAAAATATGGTATGACTTTATCTACAGGAATGATGGATAATGGTTTTGCTGTTACAGCATCTGCTTCTAAAGTTTCTGGTGAAGGATATGTAGACGGATTACAGTTTGAAGGAACTAATTACTTTTTAAATGTTTCTAAACAAATTAATGATAATCACAAATTATCTTTTAATGCTATTGGAACAATTCAAGAACACGGACAAAGATTTAACAGAAGAACTATTGCTGAGTATAGAGCAACAGAACAAGGTGGAAAAAGATTTAATCCAGATTGGGGTTATAGAGACGGACAAGTAGAAAACTCTTCATTTAACTCTTATCACAAGCCTCAGTTATCTGTAAATTATGACTGGACAATTTCTGATAAAACATTCTTAACTACTTCTGTTTATGCATCTTTTGGTTCAGGTGGAGGTAGAAGAACTCAAGGAACAAAATTTACAAACAATGATTATAGATTAGGAGATATAGATCAACCAATCGATTTTGATTTAATTGTAGCAGAAAATAAAGCGAGTGGAGCTAATGGAGCAACAGATATTTTTGCTTCTTCAGAAAACTCTCATGAATGGTATGGTATTTTATCAACATTAAAAACAGACTTAACAGAAACACTTACTTTTTCTGGAGGTATAGATGCTAGAGATTATGTTGGTTCTCACTGGTATGAAGTAACAGACCTTTTAGGTGGAGAATATTTCTATAATGATGATCTTGAAGAAAAAACAGGAGGTCAAGCATTAAAAGTAGGAGATAAATTTAATAAAGATTACGATGGTCATGTAGGTAGATATGGTTTATTTGCACAATTAGAATATAGTAAAAATGACTTATCTGTATTTTTCTCATCAGCAGTATCTAACTCTGTATATAGTAAAGTAGATAGAATGTCTTATGGTGCTGAAAATAGAGAATCAGAATCAGCAGATTTCTTAGGATACAGTACAAAAGCAGGTGCTAACTTTAATATTGATGACGCACAAAATGTATTTGGTAATATTGGGTATTTCTCAAGAGCTCCAATTTTCGACAATATATTTGATAGTGACCAATCTGTAGAATTATATGACGGGGCATTAAATGAAAAAGTGTTTAGTGTAGAATTAGGTTACGGTTTTAAATCACAAATGTTTTCTGCAAACGTTAACTTATATAACACTTCTTGGTTAGATAGATTTATGACTTTTAGTCTTCCTGGTGCAGGCGGAGAAGTAATTACATCTAACGTAACAGGTTTAGACGCTTTACACCAAGGTTTAGAAATAGATTTCTTATTTAAGCCAATCGAAAAATTAGCTATTACAGGTATGGCTTCTTTAGGAAACTGGAGATGGAAAGACAATGCATCTGCAACTACGTTTGATGAAGCTACTGGAGACATTATATCTAGTGGAACAGTATATGCAAAAGACTTAAAAGTTTCTAATGCTGCACAAACAACATTTGCTTTAGGTCTTAAATATGATTTATTAGATAAAACTAGTGTTTCTTTAGATTATAATTATGCTGGAGACAACTATGCTACTATGAATGTTACATCTAGAACAGATGAGGCTGATAGCGGTATTGATACTTGGAAAATGCCTAACTTTCATTTATTTGATTTAGGACTTAGACATGGTTTCGAAATAGCTGGTTTATCTTCTACGTTAACTGCAAATGTGAATAACCTTTTTAATGTAGAATACATTTCAAATGCAAATAACGGTAATACTTCAGACTATGATACTGCACAAGTATATTACGGAGCAGGAAGAACATTTAGTTTAGGATTAAAAGTTAAATTTTAG
- a CDS encoding peptidoglycan DD-metalloendopeptidase family protein — MRKIIFLLVLITSISSCKKEVEKTVTPPKKVKPKPVFKYGYNTDDYKVIQDTIRSGESFGEILDRHHVGYPKISEISNSIREEFDVRRLRAGKPYLILSSKDSLAEAKVFIYKNSVINATVIDFKDSIIKAQVYAQPIKTVERVVEGVIYSNLSNTMDSLHLSSSLTYAVADIYAWTLDFYKLQKGDSFKLVFEEKYIKDSLFAGYGNIKSAVFNHNGANLLAFRFISDSKLGIPEYYDENGNMLRSQFLKSPIKFQYRISSRYNLRRRIAYYGNKIKPHKGTDFAAKIGTPILATASGTVVESTRRGGNGKFVKIKHNSTYSTQYLHMSNQNVKKGQYVKQGDVIGYVGMTGNTGGPHVCYRFWKHGQQVDPFKEKLPSAEPLKKSLLPEYLEFIKPLKYRLENKILPVEEPEVIERIAQN, encoded by the coding sequence TTGAGAAAAATAATCTTCCTTTTAGTCTTAATTACCTCTATATCATCTTGTAAGAAAGAAGTTGAGAAAACCGTTACACCTCCAAAAAAAGTAAAACCTAAACCTGTTTTTAAATATGGGTATAATACAGATGATTATAAAGTAATTCAAGACACTATTAGAAGTGGAGAAAGTTTTGGTGAAATTTTAGATAGACACCATGTAGGTTACCCTAAAATTAGCGAAATATCTAACTCAATAAGAGAAGAGTTTGATGTTAGAAGATTAAGAGCAGGGAAACCTTATTTAATTTTATCGAGTAAAGATTCCTTAGCAGAGGCTAAGGTTTTTATTTATAAAAACAGTGTAATAAATGCGACAGTTATTGATTTTAAAGATTCAATAATTAAAGCACAAGTTTATGCGCAACCAATAAAAACGGTTGAAAGAGTTGTAGAAGGAGTCATTTATTCTAATCTATCTAATACAATGGATAGTTTGCATTTATCATCAAGTTTAACGTATGCAGTTGCAGATATTTATGCTTGGACTTTAGATTTTTACAAACTTCAAAAAGGAGATTCATTTAAGCTTGTTTTTGAAGAGAAATATATAAAAGATTCTCTTTTTGCGGGATACGGAAATATTAAATCGGCAGTTTTTAATCATAATGGTGCAAATTTACTAGCCTTTAGATTTATTTCAGATTCTAAATTAGGGATTCCTGAGTATTATGATGAGAATGGAAACATGTTGCGTAGTCAGTTTTTAAAATCTCCTATTAAGTTTCAATACAGAATATCATCAAGATATAATTTAAGAAGACGAATTGCCTATTATGGAAATAAAATTAAACCTCATAAAGGTACCGATTTTGCAGCAAAAATAGGAACACCAATTTTAGCAACAGCAAGTGGAACTGTTGTAGAATCTACAAGAAGAGGTGGTAATGGTAAGTTTGTTAAAATTAAGCACAATAGTACATATTCAACCCAATATTTACACATGAGTAATCAGAATGTAAAGAAAGGTCAGTATGTAAAACAAGGAGACGTTATTGGTTACGTAGGTATGACAGGTAATACTGGTGGGCCTCATGTTTGTTATCGTTTTTGGAAACATGGGCAACAAGTAGATCCATTTAAAGAAAAATTACCTTCCGCAGAACCTTTAAAGAAAAGTTTATTACCAGAATATTTAGAGTTTATTAAACCGCTTAAATATCGATTAGAAAACAAAATTCTTCCGGTTGAAGAACCAGAAGTTATAGAAAGAATAGCACAAAATTAA